From Pseudoalteromonas viridis, the proteins below share one genomic window:
- a CDS encoding condensation domain-containing protein gives MNTRENIAVIGMSGLFPQVNYDLNAFKSLLAAGYDFIAPADEKRTAMLGLSPETAYLPCGQVASFADFDYRLFGLSKREALHMEPQQRVLLQLTYLALLDCGYKIKSLKGSNTGVFVAGSASNYANLIGHNEYLTGTLPAALAGRISFQFGFNAPAYNIETACSSSLVAVYEAVAKLQSEEIDMAVAGGARIFTSLAESDAKLDIISASGRCQTFSQHADGIGLGEGGGIVVLKRLSDALRDNDQIRAVIRGGAVNQNASDTTNFTAPSVTAQQNLLDKAKQNAGLSGHNLDVVEAHGTGTKLGDPIELKALEQSNREAQPVWLTSVKSNIGHLDSAAGIAGFIKSVLMLESGQVFPSIHAEPLTEFADWQSIPLSVATELSPLSEHALVGVSSFGMTGTNAHIILSKAPRVNADEGDALRDSELIFVSGHTQQAVENQLSAIKAGLSERSADQSLVAAINSQEQGLTFRCATSVSALLAGSEVSVHPVVEEVFPVWLLGNEIPLDVDPLIMQLNPQERAQYQALIAHNEPSSEVKALAYHSTILSRIKAFGISLDALLGIGKGNLLIKLLKQEVSIEQAATMWHTQPVNSLAEDKLIQVLGHFAQQGRPIYCGLYNSELHQKVATMLGREGAAECCPLFDLAPDACTQMLFVRGCQLLSDPAVRSTQSGVFILPFDMESLWPEVAPVVSALPQTDDTVCNEVVSSVELSPRERAKEIWCALLEVDDIADEDDFFELGGDSLLQTSLASKVQQEFGFDFDFDHMYDIDSFKEFVDFCVAHQVGETDDDLAPVSILPVVTEIWQALLDETEIQKDDDFFDLGGTSLQQTKLEALIEQHFGLAIEFDVLYDHPTLAEFSEHIGQQIQLKSDAPSQNAPSEFVECDQVVALVDKSVTASSAQSRMWFLQQMAPQSGAYNVSLTFSTLEALSVEKVTEVLHVLMQRHEALRCQLRPQHSGTDVELQVCAQMPLPFTHHKLVAGSGVQESLKSSHLAPFDLQHGPLWRCVLVEADALFWIQFTVHHAVADEWAMNILTDEFQSLYLGHALPDVATTLSQHAQNELNWKTSDGYAASADFWQQQLKQGVPALALPYDSADTSELKGSWLRIAINRELTSQLKHLAKSLRVSLYSVLASGFATVLANECDQTELVVGMPVAGRTSLELEGVVGCFVNTLPILYQVNDQHSWSEHIGVQAKTISACLKHQTYPLEAIIDALAVDRNKDGSSLIQAVFSLQQGVSNKLSDAFLQPEELASDTAWFDISAAMWESNSELEAVLAFNATRFNTTTIESLWDAYIDVLSMMVETPDQQIMAALSNVDESSQWNEQQFKL, from the coding sequence ATGAACACTCGTGAAAATATCGCCGTGATTGGTATGAGTGGTTTGTTTCCACAGGTCAATTACGACTTGAATGCGTTTAAATCCTTACTGGCGGCCGGATATGATTTCATAGCACCAGCCGATGAAAAACGCACTGCGATGCTCGGGCTTAGCCCTGAAACGGCGTATCTCCCCTGCGGCCAGGTGGCGAGTTTTGCTGATTTTGATTACCGCTTGTTTGGCTTGTCCAAGCGCGAAGCATTGCATATGGAGCCACAACAGCGCGTGCTGCTGCAGCTTACTTACCTCGCATTGCTTGATTGTGGATACAAAATCAAATCGCTCAAAGGCAGTAACACTGGGGTATTTGTCGCAGGATCTGCGTCGAATTATGCAAACCTAATCGGTCACAATGAATACCTGACCGGTACCTTACCAGCCGCCCTGGCGGGTCGGATCAGTTTTCAATTTGGTTTCAACGCACCAGCTTACAACATAGAAACGGCCTGTTCCTCTTCCTTAGTCGCGGTATATGAAGCCGTTGCTAAATTGCAAAGTGAAGAAATAGATATGGCCGTGGCCGGAGGCGCGAGAATATTTACTTCTCTTGCTGAATCGGACGCAAAACTCGACATCATTTCAGCTTCGGGTCGTTGCCAGACTTTTTCTCAGCATGCCGATGGGATTGGTTTAGGAGAAGGTGGTGGCATAGTCGTGTTAAAAAGGCTGTCAGACGCGCTGCGCGATAATGATCAGATCCGTGCTGTGATACGTGGTGGGGCTGTCAATCAGAATGCATCGGACACAACCAACTTCACAGCGCCAAGCGTGACTGCACAGCAGAACCTGTTAGATAAAGCAAAGCAAAACGCCGGGCTCAGTGGACACAACCTGGACGTCGTTGAAGCACATGGTACCGGAACGAAATTGGGCGACCCTATTGAGCTCAAAGCGCTGGAACAGAGCAACCGAGAAGCACAACCCGTATGGCTCACCAGTGTGAAAAGCAATATCGGCCACCTGGATAGCGCAGCTGGTATCGCAGGCTTCATTAAGTCGGTCTTGATGCTGGAAAGTGGCCAGGTATTTCCTTCTATTCACGCCGAGCCTTTAACCGAGTTCGCGGACTGGCAATCTATTCCTTTGTCTGTGGCGACTGAGCTCTCTCCATTGTCAGAGCATGCTCTGGTTGGCGTTAGCTCATTTGGTATGACGGGTACCAATGCGCATATTATTCTGTCAAAAGCGCCCAGAGTTAACGCTGATGAAGGGGATGCTCTGCGTGACTCCGAGCTCATATTTGTATCAGGGCACACACAACAAGCAGTCGAAAATCAGCTCAGTGCGATTAAAGCCGGTCTCTCGGAACGCAGTGCTGACCAATCGCTTGTTGCGGCAATTAACTCACAAGAGCAAGGGCTTACTTTTCGATGTGCAACCAGTGTGTCAGCCCTGTTAGCAGGTAGTGAGGTGTCGGTCCACCCCGTCGTTGAAGAGGTTTTTCCTGTCTGGCTGCTCGGTAATGAGATCCCGCTTGATGTAGATCCCCTGATAATGCAATTAAATCCACAGGAACGCGCTCAGTACCAGGCTTTGATCGCGCACAATGAGCCGTCTTCAGAAGTAAAAGCACTGGCGTATCACAGTACCATTTTATCTCGTATAAAAGCGTTCGGGATCTCTCTGGATGCGCTGCTGGGCATTGGTAAAGGGAACTTGCTGATAAAACTGTTGAAGCAAGAGGTGTCGATTGAGCAGGCTGCAACAATGTGGCATACACAACCGGTAAATAGCCTGGCGGAAGACAAGCTGATCCAGGTGTTAGGTCATTTTGCACAACAAGGGCGCCCTATATATTGTGGCTTGTACAACAGTGAGCTGCATCAAAAAGTCGCGACCATGTTAGGTCGTGAAGGGGCAGCAGAGTGTTGCCCGCTTTTCGATTTAGCACCCGATGCATGCACTCAGATGTTATTTGTACGGGGCTGTCAATTGCTATCCGACCCTGCGGTACGGAGCACTCAATCCGGCGTATTTATTTTGCCATTTGATATGGAGTCACTGTGGCCGGAAGTGGCGCCGGTTGTATCAGCCTTACCCCAGACCGATGATACGGTATGCAATGAAGTCGTTTCCAGTGTTGAATTATCTCCACGAGAGCGTGCCAAGGAAATTTGGTGCGCCTTGTTAGAGGTAGATGACATTGCTGATGAAGATGACTTCTTTGAGCTGGGAGGTGATTCATTGCTGCAAACGAGCCTGGCGAGCAAAGTTCAGCAGGAATTTGGATTTGATTTCGACTTTGATCACATGTACGACATTGACAGCTTTAAGGAGTTTGTTGACTTTTGTGTTGCGCATCAGGTAGGCGAAACAGACGATGATTTGGCCCCTGTCTCGATATTGCCTGTAGTGACCGAAATCTGGCAAGCACTGCTGGATGAAACAGAGATTCAAAAAGACGATGACTTCTTTGATCTTGGTGGGACATCACTACAGCAGACTAAGCTTGAAGCCTTAATTGAACAGCATTTTGGTTTGGCTATTGAGTTTGATGTACTTTACGACCACCCAACGTTGGCGGAATTCAGCGAACATATCGGCCAGCAAATTCAGCTGAAAAGTGACGCGCCCAGTCAAAATGCGCCATCCGAGTTCGTTGAGTGCGACCAAGTTGTGGCGCTCGTTGATAAGAGTGTGACGGCATCTTCAGCCCAGTCCAGAATGTGGTTTTTGCAGCAAATGGCACCACAGTCGGGCGCTTATAATGTGTCACTGACTTTCTCTACCTTAGAGGCGCTGAGTGTAGAGAAAGTGACCGAGGTATTGCATGTTTTGATGCAGCGCCATGAAGCTTTGCGGTGTCAGCTTCGCCCTCAGCACAGCGGTACAGATGTTGAGTTGCAGGTCTGTGCACAAATGCCCTTACCCTTCACGCATCATAAGTTAGTGGCGGGCTCCGGTGTTCAGGAAAGCCTTAAATCATCCCATCTTGCGCCTTTTGATTTACAGCACGGACCATTGTGGCGCTGTGTCTTAGTGGAAGCCGATGCGCTCTTTTGGATCCAGTTTACCGTGCATCACGCCGTTGCTGATGAGTGGGCGATGAACATTCTGACCGATGAATTCCAATCACTTTATTTAGGGCATGCTCTGCCTGACGTTGCGACGACGCTTTCTCAGCACGCACAAAATGAACTGAACTGGAAGACTTCAGATGGTTACGCGGCGAGTGCGGACTTTTGGCAACAGCAATTGAAGCAGGGAGTACCCGCTTTAGCGCTTCCTTATGACAGTGCCGACACGTCAGAGCTTAAGGGGAGTTGGTTGCGTATTGCTATCAATCGCGAATTAACCAGTCAGCTTAAGCACCTGGCTAAAAGCCTGCGGGTTTCTTTGTACAGTGTGCTTGCGAGCGGCTTTGCAACCGTACTGGCTAACGAGTGCGATCAAACTGAGTTGGTCGTGGGCATGCCCGTTGCCGGGCGGACATCCTTGGAGCTAGAAGGGGTGGTGGGGTGCTTCGTTAATACTTTACCCATCTTATATCAGGTCAATGATCAGCACTCTTGGTCAGAGCACATCGGAGTACAGGCCAAAACAATCTCCGCGTGCCTGAAGCACCAAACATACCCACTCGAGGCCATCATAGATGCACTGGCCGTTGACAGAAATAAAGACGGCAGTTCTTTAATACAAGCGGTGTTTTCTTTGCAGCAGGGAGTGTCAAACAAACTCTCAGATGCTTTTTTGCAGCCGGAGGAACTTGCCTCAGATACGGCTTGGTTTGATATATCCGCAGCAATGTGGGAGAGCAATTCTGAGTTGGAGGCCGTTTTAGCTTTCAACGCGACTCGATTTAATACGACAACAATTGAATCACTATGGGATGCGTACATCGATGTCCTGAGCATGATGGTGGAGACACCAGATCAGCAAATTATGGCTGCACTATCAAATGTAGACGAAAGCAGTCAATGGAATGAGCAGCAATTTAAGCTATAA
- the glyA gene encoding serine hydroxymethyltransferase produces the protein MASVSVSNTLTQGFAKLDELDPVLSSYLQAEHVRQSNTLSLVASSGGTDASVLAASAATIVNVTAEGYPGARYHSGCQYVDKVEALAIERAKTLFGASYANVQPHCASAANHIVMHAVLQPGDVILGMNLDEGGHLTHGAKVNVSGQLYTSYQYGLDAQERIDFAQVERLALAHRPKLIVCGTTSYSRHIDFKEFRRIADLVGAYLLADVTHIAGLVAAGEHESPVPYVDFTTMCTFKQLFGPRGGLILMGESMNKLAPDNKTPLYRAIQKSVFPTMQGSPATSIIAAKARIFDHLQSAEFKALAQRIKANATTLSNSLKAMGYDLVTGGTDNHIVLFRLPEHLPGYAVQQALDDCQIMVNKNRVPGDVRSPMIASGIRLGSNTVSLRNMGQYEMEQCAEMIHSIISSVQCVNDKEYELDPALRARVIENVESICRDFPLPYAK, from the coding sequence ATGGCTTCAGTTTCAGTTTCAAACACTCTAACTCAAGGTTTTGCCAAATTAGATGAACTAGACCCGGTTCTTTCATCATATCTACAAGCGGAGCATGTTCGCCAGAGCAACACATTGTCCTTGGTTGCTTCTAGTGGCGGTACAGATGCGTCTGTACTGGCGGCAAGCGCTGCGACCATAGTTAATGTCACAGCGGAAGGTTACCCTGGTGCACGGTATCATTCGGGCTGCCAATATGTAGACAAAGTAGAGGCGCTGGCGATAGAGCGTGCCAAAACGCTGTTTGGTGCGAGCTACGCAAATGTGCAGCCACACTGTGCCAGTGCCGCAAACCACATCGTTATGCATGCAGTATTGCAGCCAGGAGATGTCATCTTAGGAATGAATCTGGATGAAGGTGGGCACCTTACTCATGGTGCAAAAGTGAATGTGAGTGGTCAGCTGTATACCAGCTATCAATATGGCCTGGATGCACAAGAGCGCATTGATTTCGCGCAAGTCGAGCGCTTAGCTTTGGCGCATAGGCCAAAGCTCATTGTGTGTGGCACAACTTCATATAGTCGGCATATCGATTTCAAAGAGTTTCGCCGTATTGCTGACTTGGTTGGTGCTTATTTACTTGCTGATGTGACACACATTGCTGGTTTAGTGGCAGCAGGAGAGCACGAGAGCCCGGTCCCTTATGTTGACTTTACAACCATGTGTACGTTCAAGCAGCTTTTTGGCCCTCGCGGTGGTCTTATTTTGATGGGAGAGTCGATGAACAAACTCGCGCCCGATAATAAAACCCCGCTTTACAGAGCGATTCAAAAAAGTGTCTTCCCAACGATGCAAGGCTCTCCGGCAACAAGCATTATCGCGGCCAAAGCCAGGATTTTCGATCACCTTCAGTCCGCAGAGTTTAAGGCCCTTGCTCAGCGCATAAAAGCCAACGCGACAACGCTATCAAATTCACTTAAAGCAATGGGCTATGACTTGGTTACTGGCGGAACAGATAACCACATCGTGCTGTTTAGATTGCCTGAGCACTTACCTGGATATGCTGTACAGCAAGCGCTGGATGACTGCCAAATTATGGTCAATAAAAATAGAGTACCGGGTGATGTGCGTTCACCTATGATTGCCAGCGGGATCCGTCTTGGCAGTAACACGGTATCGCTACGCAATATGGGTCAGTACGAAATGGAACAATGTGCTGAAATGATCCACTCCATTATCTCATCGGTGCAGTGTGTGAATGACAAAGAGTATGAGCTGGATCCTGCCCTGCGCGCCCGTGTGATTGAAAATGTAGAGTCTATTTGTCGTGATTTCCCATTGCCGTACGCGAAATAA